Proteins encoded in a region of the Paucibacter sediminis genome:
- a CDS encoding alpha/beta hydrolase, producing the protein MKRLLNALMVLALCCCGSACTAEAPVASTAQPNVSVLAPLAMPGLGRERLVRLYLPPSYASAPSRRYPVIYMHDGQNLFDAATAYAGEWGVDETLNELARSEGFEAIVVGIDNGGERRMNELAPYAHPRIGAAEGAQYLSFVVDVLKPLIDGRYRSLPGREHTAIMGSSMGGLISHYAIQRYPDVFSKAGLFSPSYWVAPALFDDVAARALTPDARLYLYVGGREGDMVADARRMHETLLRRNPPQALTLHVAPEAEHNEAAWRAEFARALRWLFRPAGAAPNP; encoded by the coding sequence ATGAAACGACTCCTAAACGCCCTGATGGTCCTGGCCCTGTGCTGCTGCGGGTCGGCCTGCACCGCCGAGGCGCCCGTCGCCTCCACCGCCCAGCCCAATGTCAGCGTGCTCGCGCCGCTGGCCATGCCCGGCCTGGGGCGCGAGCGCCTGGTGCGCCTCTACCTGCCGCCCAGCTATGCCAGCGCGCCCAGCCGGCGCTACCCGGTCATCTACATGCACGATGGCCAGAACCTGTTCGATGCCGCCACCGCCTACGCCGGCGAATGGGGGGTGGACGAGACCCTCAACGAGCTGGCGCGCAGCGAGGGCTTCGAGGCCATCGTGGTGGGCATAGACAACGGCGGCGAGCGCCGCATGAACGAGCTCGCCCCCTACGCGCACCCGCGCATCGGCGCGGCCGAGGGGGCACAGTACCTGAGTTTTGTGGTCGATGTGCTCAAGCCCCTGATCGACGGGCGCTACCGCAGCCTGCCCGGGCGCGAGCACACCGCCATCATGGGCAGCTCGATGGGCGGGCTGATCTCGCATTACGCGATCCAGCGCTACCCGGACGTGTTCTCCAAGGCGGGGCTGTTCTCACCCTCGTACTGGGTGGCGCCGGCGCTGTTTGATGACGTGGCCGCCCGTGCGCTGACGCCGGACGCGCGCCTGTACCTGTATGTGGGCGGGCGCGAGGGCGACATGGTCGCGGACGCGCGCCGCATGCACGAGACCCTGCTGCGACGCAACCCGCCGCAAGCCCTGACCCTGCACGTCGCCCCCGAGGCCGAGCACAACGAGGCGGCCTGGCGCGCCGAGTTCGCGCGTGCGCTGCGCTGGCTGTTCCGCCCCGCCGGCGCCGCGCCAAACCCCTGA
- a CDS encoding response regulator, whose protein sequence is MPNRLQARAGALLRRATLKFKLALFGILLSALGVGALSLYVVKGLRQDFQTLAAKGQSTTALFVARTLDEQLQLRVQALRALAPQVLTLLQSQPAALPAFLADKPVAATIFSRDIYLISRAGLRIAEAPARGFIGTSYADSSYFQQALSSGEPVIQPRMGRFAKQPVLIVALPLKDAAGRVVAVLCGSELLAPGSAFHFAGEVRNGETGGFHVVSLRDKLYVTSTDPKRAMNALPAAGEGSVLQRRLQGELGPLLGPDSRGIETLGAAARLKQAEWIVVAYLPTQEVFAPVHALEQRIYGGALLIALLMGGLIWWLVQRELAPLAAATQRIGALAQQGELDAGLPVSGSREIRQLLGNFNHMQARLRAQHQLIRRERDQLELTVAERTAELQTSNAELRRKQRFIHAVTDAMPGMLSYWDADQTCRFANRAYLEWYGRAPEDMLGMPMAELLGPELFARTEPHVQAVLRGERQRFARSMVKADGSEGFAWAEYMPDVVAGQVLGFYAMVTDVTALKQAERRLEELNAELAQRASQAETATHAKSEFLANMSHEIRTPLNGILGMAHLMRRASLPPAQAERLDKILRSGQHLLRLINDILDLSKIEAGQLQLEERDFLLDEAVAAAVDVVGNAIQAKGLRLELQLEGLPNALRGDATRLSQALLNYLGNALKFTETGGITLRGQLLEQGAQDCLLRFEVQDTGIGLRPEQQARLFRAFSQAEQSTARRYGGTGLGLAITQRIAALMGGEVGLRSTPGQGSCFWMTARLALAEHTVPGLLPAEPGVQAEQRLAQRHGGRRVLVVDDDPVNQLVAQGLLQEVGLVVDVAETGLEALTLLASQPYALVLMDMQLPGMDGLQATRALRKLPGCAQLPVLAMTANAFAEDREQCLQAGMDDFISKPVDPERLFATLLQWLDQADGTQRAGRALHSAA, encoded by the coding sequence ATGCCAAATCGCTTGCAAGCCCGGGCCGGAGCCTTGCTGCGGCGCGCGACGCTCAAGTTCAAGCTGGCCCTGTTCGGCATCCTGCTGTCGGCGCTGGGCGTGGGTGCGCTGTCGCTGTATGTGGTGAAGGGCCTGCGCCAGGACTTCCAGACCCTGGCCGCCAAGGGGCAGAGCACCACCGCGCTGTTCGTGGCCCGCACGCTGGACGAGCAGTTGCAGCTCAGGGTCCAGGCGCTCAGGGCGCTGGCACCGCAGGTGCTGACGCTGCTGCAGAGCCAGCCGGCCGCGCTGCCGGCCTTTCTGGCCGACAAGCCCGTGGCCGCCACCATCTTCAGCCGCGACATCTACCTGATCTCGCGCGCGGGCCTGCGCATTGCCGAGGCGCCGGCGCGCGGCTTCATCGGCACCAGCTACGCCGATTCCAGCTACTTCCAGCAGGCGCTGAGCAGCGGCGAGCCGGTGATACAGCCGCGCATGGGGCGCTTTGCCAAGCAGCCGGTGCTGATCGTGGCACTGCCGCTGAAGGACGCCGCGGGCAGGGTGGTGGCGGTGCTGTGCGGCTCCGAGCTGCTGGCGCCGGGCAGTGCCTTCCACTTTGCCGGCGAGGTGCGCAATGGCGAGACGGGCGGCTTCCATGTGGTGTCGCTGCGCGACAAGCTCTACGTCACCAGCACCGATCCCAAGCGCGCCATGAACGCCCTGCCCGCGGCGGGCGAGGGCAGCGTGCTGCAGCGCCGGCTGCAGGGCGAGCTGGGGCCGCTGCTGGGGCCGGACTCGCGCGGCATCGAAACCCTGGGTGCCGCGGCGCGCCTGAAGCAGGCCGAATGGATCGTGGTGGCCTATCTACCAACCCAGGAGGTGTTCGCGCCCGTGCATGCGCTGGAGCAGCGCATCTATGGCGGTGCGCTGCTGATCGCGCTGCTGATGGGGGGCCTGATCTGGTGGCTGGTGCAGCGCGAGCTGGCGCCGCTGGCCGCGGCCACGCAGCGCATCGGCGCGCTGGCCCAGCAGGGCGAGCTCGATGCCGGCCTGCCGGTCTCGGGCAGCCGCGAGATCCGCCAGCTGCTCGGCAATTTCAACCATATGCAGGCGCGCCTGCGGGCCCAGCACCAGCTGATACGGCGCGAGCGCGACCAGCTCGAACTCACCGTGGCCGAGCGCACCGCCGAGCTGCAGACCAGCAATGCCGAGCTGCGCCGCAAGCAGCGCTTCATCCATGCCGTCACCGACGCCATGCCCGGCATGCTCAGCTACTGGGACGCCGATCAGACCTGCCGCTTTGCCAACCGCGCCTATCTGGAGTGGTACGGGCGCGCGCCCGAGGACATGCTGGGCATGCCGATGGCCGAGCTGCTGGGCCCCGAGCTGTTCGCGCGCACCGAGCCCCATGTGCAGGCGGTGCTGCGCGGCGAGCGGCAGCGCTTCGCGCGCAGCATGGTGAAGGCCGATGGCAGCGAGGGCTTTGCCTGGGCCGAGTACATGCCCGATGTGGTGGCGGGCCAGGTGCTGGGCTTCTACGCGATGGTGACCGACGTCACCGCGCTCAAGCAGGCCGAGCGGCGCCTGGAGGAGTTGAACGCCGAACTGGCGCAGCGCGCCAGCCAGGCCGAGACGGCCACCCATGCCAAGTCGGAGTTCCTCGCCAATATGAGCCATGAAATCCGCACCCCGCTCAACGGCATCCTGGGCATGGCCCATCTGATGCGGCGCGCCAGCCTGCCGCCCGCGCAGGCCGAGCGCCTGGACAAGATCCTGCGCTCGGGCCAGCACCTGCTGCGCCTCATCAACGACATCCTCGACCTCTCCAAGATCGAGGCCGGCCAGCTGCAGCTCGAGGAGCGCGACTTCCTGCTCGACGAGGCGGTGGCGGCGGCGGTCGACGTGGTCGGCAACGCCATCCAGGCCAAGGGCCTGAGGCTGGAGCTGCAGCTGGAGGGCCTGCCCAATGCCTTGCGCGGCGATGCCACGCGACTCTCGCAGGCGCTGCTGAACTACCTGGGCAATGCGCTCAAGTTCACCGAGACGGGCGGCATCACGCTGCGCGGCCAGCTGCTGGAGCAGGGCGCGCAGGACTGCCTGCTGCGCTTCGAGGTGCAGGACACCGGCATCGGCCTGCGCCCCGAGCAGCAGGCGCGGCTGTTCCGCGCCTTCAGCCAGGCCGAGCAGTCCACCGCGCGGCGCTATGGAGGCACCGGCCTGGGCCTGGCCATCACCCAGCGCATCGCCGCGCTGATGGGCGGCGAGGTGGGCCTGCGCAGCACGCCGGGGCAGGGCAGCTGCTTCTGGATGACGGCCAGGCTGGCGCTCGCCGAGCACACCGTGCCGGGGCTGCTGCCCGCCGAGCCCGGCGTGCAAGCCGAGCAGCGCCTGGCCCAGCGCCACGGCGGCCGGCGCGTGCTGGTGGTCGACGACGACCCGGTGAACCAGCTGGTGGCCCAGGGCCTGCTGCAGGAGGTGGGCCTGGTGGTGGATGTGGCGGAGACCGGCCTGGAGGCGCTGACCCTGCTGGCCAGCCAGCCCTATGCCCTTGTGCTGATGGACATGCAGCTGCCCGGCATGGATGGCCTGCAGGCGACGCGCGCGCTGCGCAAGCTGCCGGGCTGCGCGCAGCTGCCGGTGCTGGCGATGACGGCCAATGCCTTTGCCGAGGACCGCGAGCAATGCCTGCAGGCCGGCATGGACGATTTCATCAGCAAGCCGGTGGACCCGGAGCGGCTGTTCGCCACCCTGCTGCAATGGCTCGATCAGGCGGACGGCACGCAGCGCGCCGGCCGGGCGCTGCACAGCGCTGCCTGA